In Phycisphaeraceae bacterium, the genomic stretch GTCAAGGCATGATGCAACTCACCAGTGAAGCTGAAGAATCTCTGGCACTGTCACAAGGGCCCGTACGGGCCGGCACTATCCGTTTCCGTGACTTGAGCCTCCTCACCAAGCCACGTATCACTTTGATGGTGGCGGTTACAGCCTACCTGGGCTTCGCCTTTGCCGCCCGCGGCACGATGATGACGAGCGCGGAATACTGGTTCACCTTGATCGTCACGCTGATCGGCACGTCGCTCTCATGTATGGGAGCCTGCACGCTCAATCAGGTCATCGAACGCCAGACCGACGGCCTGATGAAGCGTACCGCCGATCGTCCCCTTCCAGCAGGACGTATGACCGCCCGCACGGCCAGCGGCATCGGCCTGCTGTTGTCGGTTGCGGGTGTGTCGGTGTTGCTGCTCATCAACCCGCTAACCGCTCTGCTTTCAGCGATAACCATTGCGTCATATGTCCTTCTTTACACGCCGATGAAGCGTGTATCGAGCATCTGTACGATTGTTGGGGCCATACCCGGTGCCCTGCCTCCGGTCATGGGATTCACTGCGGCGCAGAATCGAATCGGGGTCGAAGCATGGATCATGTTTGCGATTCTCTTCCTCTGGCAGCTGCCACACTTTCTGGCGATCGCGTGGCTGTATAAGGAAGATTACGCCCGGGCTGGCATGCCGATGCTGCCCGTCGTCGATCCCGACGGCCGTGCCACTTCGAGGCAGATACTTCTCGGCTGTCTCGCCCTGCTTCCGCTGGGGCTGTTGCCCACAGCCATGCACATGAGCGGAATGATCTACTTCATCGGTGCGATGCTTGCTGGTTTGATGTTCCTCGGATTTGGAATCGCGCTGGTGATCGGCCAGACGCGAACCCTCGCTCGTGCCTTGTTTTTTGCGTCACTGGTGTATCTGCCGCTGGTATTCGCCCTGATGGTGATCGACCGCGTATAACGCCGGGCCAACCGCCCCGCCTCAAGTTGAAAGCAAAGGAGTCGCAATGTCGCAGGCTACGCTCAACCCCGCCGCTCACAGCCACGCTCTCGGCGGTCAATCTCACGAACCAGTGCTCATGGCGCATGGATCGGTTCTCAAGACCGGCATCCATAACGGCAAAATCGCACTATGGCTTTTTCTGGCGTCGGAAGTCATGTTCTTCACCGGCTTGATCGGTGCGTACATCGTGCTTCGCGGCGGTCAGAACTTCAGTAATTGGCCCGACCCGACCAAAGCACTGAACGTCCCGCTCACCGCTGCCAACACGTTCCTTCTGATCTGTTCCTCCGTCACGCTGGTCTGGGGCCTTCAGGGGTATCAGGCGGACAAGATCAAGCAAGGCAACTGGGGCATGATCCTCACCACGCTCTTCGGAGCACTCTTCGTCGGAGTACAGGGATTTGAGTACTACGAGCTTTGGCATGCCGGCGTACGGCCTGACGCAAACCTGTTCGGCTCGTGCTTCTATGCGATGACCGGGTTCCACGGTCTGCACGTTTTATTAGGCGTCGTCGCCCTGGTTGTTCTGTCGCTCATGGGACTTTGCGGCAAGTTTCATGCAAAAAATTACGCTGCTGTGGAATTGACCGGACTTTACTGGCACTTTGTCGATCTGGTCTGGATCATTCTGTTTGCGATTGTGTACCTGATGTAAATTGAATACGGGGATCCGAAGATCATCACATTCTGTTAAGACCACGCTGCCATCAACAAGCACCGCCTCCGAAATAGGGCCTACGCACCACGCATTGAGATCTAACCTATGAGCACATCAGCTACCACCGATCATGGACATTCCAACGCTTCGGCGTCGCACCGTGGTGCGCACACCGTGCCGCTCTGGGGCTTATTCCTCGCCCTCCTGGCGTTGACGGCCGCGGAGGTCGGACTTTTTGAATTCTGGCATCGTACCGCTGAGCACGGCCAACCGATCTTCCCCAAAATCGCCATGGTGCTGTTGCTGCTGGTCTTCACGATTCCCAAAGCGGCAATCGTGATGGTCTATTTCATGCACCTCAAGTTTGAAAAACAGCTCATCGTGACTTTCGCTCTCGTACCTTTTCTCGCATCAATGATCGCGATTCTGGTGACGCTCTCGGATAATCTCACTCTCAAGAATCAAGGTAAGAACGATAACTTCGTACCGAACCTCGCGGAGTACAACCCTCACGCCAACAGCCACGCCGAGCCGGGTAGTCATGACAAGAACGGGCCTGCAGGTGCTTCTGAGCCGGAAAGCCGCGACACCACTCATGCCGAACCCGCAGTTGTAAATGTGTCCAGCCCCGCTGAAGCCCCATCAGCAGCGAGTGGAAATCACGAGGAATCCGCCGAGTAATCTTCGACCCGAGCCGTACCATGACCCGTGCACCCGCCATCACGAATGAACGCACGGGTGCGAGCGACGAGTCGGATGCTGCGGTCAGAGTTATCAATCTCACTCACACGTACCCGCCTGCCTCCGGACGTCGTGCGAGGCGGCCTAGCGCATCATCGACCGGCAATTCATCACGCCCCGCGTTGGGTGGTGTATCGCTATCTATCCATCCCGGTGAATTTTTCGGCATCCTCGGCCCAAATGGCGGCGGGAAAACAACCCTCTTCCGAATACTCTCAACCATGCTTCGACCGACCAGCGGCGAGGTACGCATCTTCGGGTTTGATGCTCTCACCTCTCCCGCCCTCGCCCGCGAGCACCTCGGCGTCGTCTTTCAGAACCCCAGCCTCGACCTGAAACTCTCCGCAGAGGAAAACCTGCGTCATCAAGGACATCTTTATGGTCTGTTGGGCGCGGATCTGACTCGACGGATCGACGCAGCCCTGTCGGGTGTCAATCTCCACGACTTGAAAAATGATCGCGTTGAGACATTCAGCGGCGGAATGCGCCGTCGCGTTGAGTTGGCTAAAGCTCTGCTGCATCATCCCCGCCTGCTCCTGCTCGACGAACCCGCTACAGGACTCGATCCCAACGCACGGCGGGATGTCTGGTCATTACTGGATGGTCTGCGCTCGCGAGGTGTCACCGTCGCACTGACGACTCACCTCATGGACGAAGCGGAACGCTGCGACCGACTAGCGATCCTCTCCCGTGGGAAACTCGTCGCGATCGATACACCGTCAAATCTTAAAGCCCGCATCGGAGGCGATGTAGTCCTGATCGAGCCGGAGTCTGATCAAGCGGCTGATGCTCTGGCACAGGCGATCCGCGAAAAATTCGGCCCCTGGACGGAAAAGGCAGCCCCCAGCGTCGTTGATGGACGTATTCGATTTGAACGATCCGACGGTGCGGCGTTGATCGCCTCGGTAGCAGCTGTTTTTGCCGGCAGAATCCGCGCACTGACCGTCGGTCGGCCTACGCTTGAGGATGTTTTTCTTCATCTGACGGGTGAGGCTCTCGGGCAGGACAATGCCGCGGCAGAAACTTCGAATACACCCATAAGCCACCGTTAGGAAACTACCGCAACTTCGCCCGCATCAGCTCAAAATACAGGTCCACCCCGCGGTGCAATTGATCCAGTTCCAGATATTCATCTTTGGTATGCGCCTGCGCGATATCACCCGGCCCGATGACAACAGCTGGTATGCCTGCCTCGTCGAGTCCGCCAGCATCCGTCGCATAAGGAACACCGCCCGCGGTTCCATCGAGACTCATCGCTGACAACGTAGCCTGAACTGATTGCAGCAAGGATGCGTTATGTTTTGTCGTCAGCGGCGGGCAGGCGAAAAGCAGATGTTGCTCAATCTCCATCCCAGGACGGCTTGCCTTCACTTCGTCCAGCAGTGCTGCCACATCCGGCAACACATTCTCCGGGTTTTCTCCGGGGACTACGCGGCGATCGATTCTTATCTCGCATTCGGCTGGGATGATATTGATCTGACTGCCGCCTTTGATCTGATTGACGCTGCATTGCGCCTTGCCGGTTAGTTCATGCCTGGCGTTCAGCGAGGGAATATAGCGCGACTCGACCGCATCCACGATGCGCATCATGTCTGAAATAGCTGACCGGCCTTTGGATGGATCAGCGGCGTGTGCAGCGATGCCTTTGGTGACAATACGCCACCTCACCGCGCCGTTGTGCGCCACTATCGGCCTTAACCGTGTCGGCTCGCCGACGATCACCCCCACAGGATTAAATCCCAG encodes the following:
- a CDS encoding M20 family metallopeptidase — translated: MSTTVHPKPVVDLLRDMVAIDTVNSNYSLRKFPEGRLTDYLEQTATEAGFETRRMVVPEQGENLIVTYRVSPNAPWLMFESHLDTVVVDGMTIDPFGATIHSGRIWGRGSCDTKGTGAAMFCALQRYAAQGGQNNIAIAYTVDEEYGMTGVRALIRDWSLLGFNPVGVIVGEPTRLRPIVAHNGAVRWRIVTKGIAAHAADPSKGRSAISDMMRIVDAVESRYIPSLNARHELTGKAQCSVNQIKGGSQINIIPAECEIRIDRRVVPGENPENVLPDVAALLDEVKASRPGMEIEQHLLFACPPLTTKHNASLLQSVQATLSAMSLDGTAGGVPYATDAGGLDEAGIPAVVIGPGDIAQAHTKDEYLELDQLHRGVDLYFELMRAKLR
- a CDS encoding cytochrome C oxidase subunit IV family protein; amino-acid sequence: MSTSATTDHGHSNASASHRGAHTVPLWGLFLALLALTAAEVGLFEFWHRTAEHGQPIFPKIAMVLLLLVFTIPKAAIVMVYFMHLKFEKQLIVTFALVPFLASMIAILVTLSDNLTLKNQGKNDNFVPNLAEYNPHANSHAEPGSHDKNGPAGASEPESRDTTHAEPAVVNVSSPAEAPSAASGNHEESAE
- the cyoE gene encoding protoheme IX farnesyltransferase, yielding MMQLTSEAEESLALSQGPVRAGTIRFRDLSLLTKPRITLMVAVTAYLGFAFAARGTMMTSAEYWFTLIVTLIGTSLSCMGACTLNQVIERQTDGLMKRTADRPLPAGRMTARTASGIGLLLSVAGVSVLLLINPLTALLSAITIASYVLLYTPMKRVSSICTIVGAIPGALPPVMGFTAAQNRIGVEAWIMFAILFLWQLPHFLAIAWLYKEDYARAGMPMLPVVDPDGRATSRQILLGCLALLPLGLLPTAMHMSGMIYFIGAMLAGLMFLGFGIALVIGQTRTLARALFFASLVYLPLVFALMVIDRV
- a CDS encoding ATP-binding cassette domain-containing protein → MTRAPAITNERTGASDESDAAVRVINLTHTYPPASGRRARRPSASSTGNSSRPALGGVSLSIHPGEFFGILGPNGGGKTTLFRILSTMLRPTSGEVRIFGFDALTSPALAREHLGVVFQNPSLDLKLSAEENLRHQGHLYGLLGADLTRRIDAALSGVNLHDLKNDRVETFSGGMRRRVELAKALLHHPRLLLLDEPATGLDPNARRDVWSLLDGLRSRGVTVALTTHLMDEAERCDRLAILSRGKLVAIDTPSNLKARIGGDVVLIEPESDQAADALAQAIREKFGPWTEKAAPSVVDGRIRFERSDGAALIASVAAVFAGRIRALTVGRPTLEDVFLHLTGEALGQDNAAAETSNTPISHR
- a CDS encoding heme-copper oxidase subunit III, with amino-acid sequence MSQATLNPAAHSHALGGQSHEPVLMAHGSVLKTGIHNGKIALWLFLASEVMFFTGLIGAYIVLRGGQNFSNWPDPTKALNVPLTAANTFLLICSSVTLVWGLQGYQADKIKQGNWGMILTTLFGALFVGVQGFEYYELWHAGVRPDANLFGSCFYAMTGFHGLHVLLGVVALVVLSLMGLCGKFHAKNYAAVELTGLYWHFVDLVWIILFAIVYLM